The following proteins are encoded in a genomic region of Opisthocomus hoazin isolate bOpiHoa1 chromosome 4, bOpiHoa1.hap1, whole genome shotgun sequence:
- the LOC142361095 gene encoding uncharacterized protein LOC142361095 gives MLSEKTTEWKKKTPRASTALPPRQEGSRGQGFSCPAPAPAHGPRPPALPGPCFSNRTRAPLPPHTAAPEFGLLRIKEQTTNQPISWHELEQQRWRPLPGFKVESLVSVEEPSEGLDECWSHWNNKAARPTAARSETGLNCWRNSATGGIAVRSSVDSFRSCTIRAVRGSLDDLTLAAAESARVQHVVVPGAVLQHTAGKGTTLRAFRISGVRWSLRTRRVRFQIHGRQERVWCSQERFLAALSEAFLEQGRALQVLCWCLSTLH, from the exons ATGTTAAGTGAGAAGACAAcagaatggaagaagaaaa CGCCCCGGGCGAGCACCGCGCTCCCGCCTCGCCAGGAAGGGAGCCGCGGGCAGGGTTTCAGCTGCCCGGCTCCCGCTCCGGCGCACGGTCCGAGGCCACCCGCGCTGCCCGGACCCTGCTTCAGTAACAGAACACGGGCACCCCTTCCTCCCCACACCGCAGCGCCT GAGTTTGGACTTCTCCGGATAAAAGAACAAACAACGAACCAACCCATCTCCTGGCACGAGCTGGAGCAGCAGCGGTGGCGGCCGCTGCCAGGCTTTAAGGTGGAGAGCCTTGTGTCCGTCGAG GAGCCTTCTGAGGGACTTGATGAATGCTGGAGCCACTGGAACAACAAAGCGGCCAGGCCCACGGCAGCCAGGAGTGAGACTGGCTTAAACTGCTGGAGAAACTCAGCCACAGGAGGCATTGCAGTAAGATCTAGCGTAGATTCCTTTAG GTCCTGCACAATCAGGGCGGTGCGTGGCTCGCTGGATGACCTGACTCTGGCCGCTGCTGAGAGCGCCAGGGTACAACATGTCGTGGTACCTGGTGCTGTGCTCCAGCACACAGCCGGGAAGGGGACAACGCTCCGTGCATTCCGTATCTCAGGAGTTAGGTGGTCGCTCAGAACACGGAGAGTGCGATTTCAAATCCACGGAAGGCAGGAGAGAGTCTGGTGTTCCCAGGAGAGGTTTCTAGCCGCCCTGTCTGAGGCTTTTCTGGAGCAAGGGAGAGCTCTTCAAGTCTTGTGTTGGTGCCTTTCTACTTTGcattaa